In Camelina sativa cultivar DH55 chromosome 16, Cs, whole genome shotgun sequence, a single window of DNA contains:
- the LOC104786239 gene encoding pre-mRNA-processing factor 19 homolog 2 (The sequence of the model RefSeq protein was modified relative to this genomic sequence to represent the inferred CDS: added 2 bases not found in genome assembly), producing the protein MNCAISGEVPAEPVVSTKSGLLFEKRLIERHISDYGKCPVTGEPLTIDDIVPIKTGEIIKPKTLQTASIPGMLGTFQNEWDGLMLSNYALEQQLHTARQELSHALYQHDSACRVIARLKKERDEARQLLAEVERHIPAAPEAVTANATLSNGKRAAGDEDLGSDAKKLCPGISAEIITELTDCNAALSQKRKKRQIPQTLASIDALEKFTQLSSHPLHKTNKPGICSMDILHSKDVIATGGVDATAVLFDRPSGQILSTLTGHSKKVTSVKFVGDADLVLTASADKTVRIWRDSGDGNYACGHTLNDHSAEVQAVTVHPTNKYLVSASLDSTWCFYDLSSGLCLSKVSESDNSQKVGYTAAAFHPDGLILGTGTSQSVVKIWDVKSQANVAKFDGHTGEVTAISFSENGYFLATAAEDGVRLWDLRKLRNFKSFLSADANSVEFDPSGSYLGIAASDIRLYQTASVKAEWNLIKTLPDLSGTGKATCVKFGSDAQYVAVGSMDRNLRIFGLPGNEKANADDDSAQDQ; encoded by the exons ATGAACTGTGCAA TTTCCGGAGAAGTTCCCGCGGAGCCAGTGGTTTCGACGAAGTCTGGTCTGCTCTTCGAGAAACGATTAATCGAAAGGCATATATCG GATTATGGGAAGTGCCCGGTTACTGGTGAACCTCTTACCATTGATGACATTGTTCCCATCAAAACTGGGGAG ATCATAAAGCCGAAAACATTGCAGACAGCTAGCATCCCTGGAATGCTCGGAACGTTTCAGAAT GAATGGGACGGTTTGATGCTATCAAATTATGCGCTGGAACAACAACTACATACTGCAAGGCAAGAGCTAAGTCATGCCTTGTATCAg CATGATTCTGCCTGTCGTGTGATTGCTAGacttaagaaagaaagagacgaaGCACGCCAATTGCTTGCAGAAGTTGAAAGACATATTCCTGCGGCCCCTGAAGCTGTGACAGCTAATGCTACTCTAAGTAATGGTAAACGAG CTGCAGGTGATGAAGACTTGGGTTCTGATGCGAAGAAATTGTGTCCTGGAATTTCAGCTGAAATTATCACGGAATTGACTGATTGTAATGCTGCTCTTTCTCAGAAGCGCAAAAAGCGACAG atTCCTCAAACATTGGCTTCAATAGATGCTTTGGAGAAGTTCACTCAGCTATCAAGCCACCCACTTCACAAGACCAACAAACCAGGCATTTGTTCGATGGACATTCTACATTCTAAG GATGTTATTGCTACTGGAGGAGTTGATGCAACTGCTGTTCTCTTTGATCGTCCTTCTGGACAAATCCTGTCAACACTGACTGGTCACTCGAAGAAG GTTACAAGCGTAAAATTTGTTGGTGACGCTGATCTTGTTTTGACTGCTTCTGCTGACAAG ACAGTCCGTATCTGGCGGGATTCTGGGGATGGAAATTATGCTTGTGGGCACACGTTGAATGATCACTCCGCAGAG GTTCAAGCTGTAACTGTGCACCCCACAAATAAATACTTGGTGTCGGCATCTCTTGATAGTACATGGTGCTTCTACGATCTGTCCTCTGGCTTATGCCTTTCAAAG GTATCAGAATCGGATAATTCACAGAAGGTGGGTTACACGGCTGCTGCATTCCATCCCGATGGTCTCATTCTCGGAACTGGTACTTCTCAGTCTGTTGTTAAGATTTGGGATGTTAAAAGTCAG GCAAATGTGGCTAAGTTTGATGGACACACCGGGGAAGTGACGGCTATATCTTTCTCAGAAAATGGTTATTTCCTCGCG ACTGCTGCGGAGGATGGTGTGAGGTTGTGGGACCTGCGCAAGTTGAGGAACTTCAAGTCATTTTTATCTGCAGATGCAAACTCTG TGGAGTTTGACCCTAGCGGATCTTATCTCGGTATTGCTGCATCAGATATCAG ATTGTACCAGACGGCAAGTGTGAAAGCAGAATGGAACCTTATCAAGACACTCCCAGATCTCTCCGGCACTG GTAAAGCTACGTGTGTGAAGTTTGGTTCAGATGCACAATACGTTGCAGTTGGTTCGATGGACCGTAACCTACGGATATTTGGTCTTCCTGGTAACGAAAAA CAATGCCGATGACGATTCTGCGCAAGACCAGTGA
- the LOC104749539 gene encoding cysteine-rich repeat secretory protein 11: protein MVFSTVKQLLSLCIMALFSDLKLAKSSSPEYTNLIYKGCSRQKLPDPSGLHSQALSAMYGSLVTQSAKTKFYKTTTGTSSQSSITGLFQCRGDLSNNDCYSCVRRLPVLSGKLCGKTIAARIQLSGCYLLYEISGFAQISGMEMIFKTCGKNNAAGTGFEQRRDTAFGVMQNGVVQGHGFFATTYESVYVLGQCEGDVGDSDCNGCIKNALQRAQVECGSSVSGQIYLHKCFIGYSYYPNGVPNRSSPYPSSGSSSSSPSSSSGTTGKTVAIIVGGTAGVGFLIICLLFVKNLMKKKYDDY from the exons atggttttTTCTACAGTGAAGCAGCTCTTGTCACTATGCATCATGGCTCTGTTCTCAGATCTCAAGCTAGCAAAATCGTCTTCACCAGAGTACACAAACCTAATCTACAAAGGCTGTTCAAGACAGAAATTACCAGATCCGTCTGGTCTACACTCACAAGCTCTCTCTGCAATGTATGGCTCACTGGTCACTCAATCAGCGAAAACAAAATTCTACAAAACCACAACTGGAACTTCGAGCCAGTCTAGCATCACTGGTCTTTTCCAGTGTAGAGGTGACTTGAGCAACAACGACTGTTACAGCTGTGTTCGTCGTCTTCCTGTTCTCTCTGGTAAGCTCTGTGGCAAAACCATTGCTGCTAGGATTCAGCTCTCCGGCTGTTATCTTCTCTACGAAATCTCTGGCTTTGCCCAGATTTCAG GGATGGAGATGATATTCAAGACATGTGGGAAGAACAACGCCGCCGGAACAGGATTCGAGCAGAGGAGAGATACAGCGTTCGGGGTGATGCAAAACGGCGTCGTTCAAGGTCACGGCTTCTTCGCTACGACGTACGAATCGGTATACGTTTTGGGACAATGCGAAGGCGACGTAGGGGACTCAGATTGTAACGGCTGCATAAAAAACGCGTTGCAGAGAGCTCAGGTGGAGTGTGGAAGCTCAGTGTCTGGTCAGATATATCTTCACAAGTGTTTTATCGGTTATAGTTACTACCCAAATGGTGTTCCCAATAGGTCTTCTCCTTATCCTAGCTctggctcttcttcttcctctccttcttcttcttcag GAACAACAGGGAAAACGGTGGCAATAATAGTAGGAGGAACAGCTGGTGTTGGTTTTCTTATCATTTGTTTGCTTTTCGTCAAaaacttgatgaagaagaaatacgacg ATTACTGA
- the LOC104749540 gene encoding uncharacterized protein LOC104749540: MSMFSSFQLLELNIISAQDLAPLSRKMKTYAVAWVHSERKLTTRVDYTGGVNPTWNDKFVFRVNEDFLYADTSAVVVEIYGLHWFRDVHVGTVRVLISNLIPPNRRPGYRSNDEYRRTPPPGMRFVALQVRRPSGRPQGILNIGVGILDGSMRSMPLYTNMDSSAVGYRDLLGEDDPHLQNLHLNSFKGSSKNPHSPSSKQFQSVVSRPPMLRRTKSDTSSMVVCDLLSRAERSRVANRKPASALMSSESETVPTTSGHDSVTSDSDGTDYVPPYQSPKIPSQRYDPYEPDFIDQSPRESPNVMRPRSERERYEESPYRSYDRTRKTPRRSTPMIEKPRPPRDYDRTSSRASPYLSRHGTPLRSNIVASTPIRSNMVTSSPMRSVGVGSTPRRSNILGSTPLRSNIVGSTPLRSNYMATPMKSPLQFGTPMRSNLAGRPILTESELGPSPSEVAQKMAKERSQANDTESSILSEWSLDDDSNIEGLRSKLERWRTELPPLYDLGSSHQSSEVGSGAIVVANTGGGKSSRKRTPTVKKKHNRRHTEGGNGLFSCFSNLCGVECTFVCGGGSDADGSKKKGGSGRLPRLGSADDLSYL, from the coding sequence ATGTcgatgttttcttctttccaatTACTAGAGCTCAACATAATCTCTGCCCAAGATCTAGCTCCTCTCTCACGTAAAATGAAGACCTACGCGGTGGCTTGGGTTCACTCCGAACGCAAACTCACCACCCGCGTAGATTACACTGGTGGTGTAAACCCAACTTGGAACGACAAGTTCGTCTTCCGAGTCAACGAGGATTTCCTCTACGCCGATACTTCAGCTGTCGTCGTTGAAATCTACGGCTTACATTGGTTCCGTGATGTTCACGTTGGCACAGTCCGTGTCCTCATCAGTAACCTAATCCCTCCAAATCGTCGGCCTGGATACCGAAGCAACGACGAGTATCGCCGTACACCCCCTCCTGGAATGCGATTCGTCGCGCTTCAAGTTCGCCGACCATCAGGTCGTCCTCAGGGAATACTAAACATCGGCGTTGGAATACTTGACGGATCAATGCGTAGTATGCCGCTTTACACGAATATGGATTCATCTGCAGTTGGTTACAGAGATTTGCTAGGAGAAGATGATCCACATTTACAGAACTTGCATCTTAATAGCTTCAAAGGAAGCTCAAAGAATCCACATTCCCCATCTTCAAAACAGTTCCAATCCGTAGTCTCGAGGCCACCGATGCTCCGTCGTACAAAGAGCGATACGAGCTCGATGGTTGTTTGTGATCTTCTAAGCAGAGCAGAACGGAGCCGTGTAGCTAACAGGAAGCCAGCGAGCGCGTTAATGAGCAGCGAATCGGAAACTGTACCTACAACATCGGGACACGATTCGGTGACGTCAGATTCCGATGGTACTGATTACGTTCCTCCTTATCAATCACCAAAGATTCCAAGTCAGAGATACGATCCATACGAGCCTGATTTTATAGATCAATCACCAAGAGAGAGCCCTAATGTGATGCGGCCGagaagtgaaagagagagatacgAAGAGTCACCTTATCGCTCGTACGACCGTACACGCAAAACTCCGAGAAGATCTACGCCGATGATCGAGAAACCAAGACCGCCGAGAGACTACGACCGCACCAGCAGCCGCGCTTCACCGTATTTGTCGAGGCACGGAACACCGTTGAGATCAAACATCGTCGCTTCAACTCCGATCAGATCTAATATGGTTACATCTAGTCCGATGAGATCCGTCGGCGTTGGATCTACTCCGAGGAGATCTAACATCCTCGGTTCAACGCCGTTAAGATCCAACATCGTTGGATCAACTCCGCTCAGATCTAACTACATGGCTACACCGATGAAATCGCCTCTACAGTTCGGTACTCCGATGAGATCTAATTTAGCAGGACGACCGATTTTAACCGAATCAGAATTAGGTCCGTCGCCATCAGAAGTAGCGCAAAAGATGGCGAAAGAGAGATCGCAAGCCAACGACACAGAGAGCTCGATTCTCAGTGAGTGGAGCTTAGACGACGATAGCAACATCGAAGGTCTCCGATCGAAATTGGAGCGGTGGCGAACGGAGCTTCCGCCGCTTTACGATTTAGGATCGAGTCATCAGAGCAGCGAGGTCGGAAGCGGTGCCATTGTTGTTGCAAACACAGGTGGAGGAAAAAGCTCGAGAAAGAGAACTCcgacggtgaagaagaagcataaTCGCCGTCACACTGAAGGAGGTAACGGACTTTTCTCGTGTTTCAGTAATCTGTGCGGTGTCGAGTGCACATTCGTGTGTGGAGGCGGGTCGGATGCTGACGGGTCAAAAAAGAAAGGTGGGTCGGGGCGTTTGCCCCGTCTGGGCTCTGCTGATGATTTGAGttatttgtga